Part of the Thiohalophilus sp. genome is shown below.
TCGCTAGAGGTGCGCGGTGACGCGCATCCCAGATGAATGACTGTCCACGACAGAACCCGGCTTAACGGCCGACTCTTTCTTATTGATTCACATTAAATCCCGTCTGTAACCTCTTGTTTTTTCGTTATACTCACCCCCATCAAAAAGTGTTTTTGTACCCCTCCCACCACGGTTGAGTGCCGCTAAGTTACTGTCAGACAAGAAAGAATTCCCGCTTTTGTGGCGCTGTTTGCTTGACACTTGGGCATATTGCTACCTATAGTGTATCAAAGTGGATCAATGTGGGAATTAATGGGATTTCATCCCCGGGGAAACCAACGTGTTTCGTGGCGTCAACACACTCAGCCTGGATGCCAAGGGCCGCATGGCCATGCCGAGTCGATATCGGGATGGTGTGCTCGAGCAGTCCGACGGGCAACTGGTGATTACTGTCGATCGCAGTGATCCGTGCCTGTTACTGTATCCGTTGCCCGAATGGGAAGAGATCGAGCGCAAGCTCGTTCGGCTGGGGAACCTCAACGCCACCGCCCGCCGCCTGCAGCGTCTGCTGATCGGCCATGCCACCGAGCTGGAGCTGGACAGTCACGGCCGCATCCTTATCCCGCCGCCACTTCGTGAATTCGCCAAACTGGATAAACGCATTGCCCTGACCGGGCAAGGCAACAAGTTCGAAATCTGGGACGAACAGACCTGGAACGAGCAACGCGATCGCTGGATCAGCCAGGAAAACGAGGAGGAGTCAGAGCTGTCCGCTGAGCTGGAAACACTGTCTTTATGAAACCATGAACGGCAAACAGGACCATTTGCCCGTTCTGCTGGAAGAGGCGATAAGGGGTATGAATATCAAACCGGACGGTCGTTATATCGACGGCACCTTCGGGCGCGGTGGCCACAGTGCGGCTATTCTCGCGCGCCTGAGTGACGACGGTCGTCTGCTCGCCTTTGACAAGGACCCCGAAGCCCTGCGCACCGCGCAGGATAAATTCTCACACGATTCACGTTTTCATCTCGTCCAGGATTCCTTTGCCCATATGGCGCCCCATATCGCCGAACAGGGTTGGGAACAGGTTGACGGTATCCTGCTGGATCTGGGGGTCTCTTCACCCCAGCTCGACGATGCCACGCGCGGCTTCAGTTTCCAGAAAGAGGGTCCGCTGGACATGCGTATGGATACCAGCCGCGGCCCGACGGCCGCCCAGTGGCTGGCCGACGCCGGCGAAAAGGAAATTGCCCGCGTATTGAAGGAATATGGCGAGGAACGCTTTGCCAGGCGTATTGCCCGGGCGATCGTTGCCGCACGCAATGAACAACCGATTACCACCACCAAACAACTGTCCGCGATTGTCGCGGCGGCCAACCCGGCCTGGGAAAAAGGCAAGGATCCGGCCACCCGCGCCTTTCAGGCGATTCGTATTTATATCAACCAGGAGCTGGACGAGCTGGATGAGTGCCTGTCGCAGATCATCGATCTGCTCGTGCCGGGGGGACGACTCGTGGTGATCAGCTTTCACTCACTGGAAGATCGCCGGGTCAAGCAGTTTATGCGCAAGCAGAGCAAGGGGGACGATTTTCCGCCCGATCTGCCGGTGATGCAGAGTCAGCTCAAGCCGAAG
Proteins encoded:
- the mraZ gene encoding division/cell wall cluster transcriptional repressor MraZ, coding for MFRGVNTLSLDAKGRMAMPSRYRDGVLEQSDGQLVITVDRSDPCLLLYPLPEWEEIERKLVRLGNLNATARRLQRLLIGHATELELDSHGRILIPPPLREFAKLDKRIALTGQGNKFEIWDEQTWNEQRDRWISQENEEESELSAELETLSL
- the rsmH gene encoding 16S rRNA (cytosine(1402)-N(4))-methyltransferase RsmH; this translates as MNGKQDHLPVLLEEAIRGMNIKPDGRYIDGTFGRGGHSAAILARLSDDGRLLAFDKDPEALRTAQDKFSHDSRFHLVQDSFAHMAPHIAEQGWEQVDGILLDLGVSSPQLDDATRGFSFQKEGPLDMRMDTSRGPTAAQWLADAGEKEIARVLKEYGEERFARRIARAIVAARNEQPITTTKQLSAIVAAANPAWEKGKDPATRAFQAIRIYINQELDELDECLSQIIDLLVPGGRLVVISFHSLEDRRVKQFMRKQSKGDDFPPDLPVMQSQLKPKMKLIGKAQQAGDEEVAKNPRARSAVLRIAEKLS